CAAATTTGAACTTCCCATCTGCAAAATGTACTTCCGAGATCGGCCGGGCGCTGCCGGAAAATCCGGTAAACTGTCCGACCAGCGTTTTGGTACCCGAATGCCTCACTTCCAGCCAGGAAGGTGCGGGCTTGCCGGACATGTCGACAGTAATGTCCCAGCGACCTTCAAGTGGGGAGGCGAGTGGTCTGAAAGCTTCCGCACTGATTTGCATTGTGCAGGCTGAAATGATTGTTAATGTAAGGCAAAAGAGCCTTTTAAGGTTAAGTCGGGATATTTTGATCATAACTATTAGAATTAAGAACGGTCAATTTATGGATAAAAATTGAGAAAGTAGCTGCTACTTCGCCTGCTCAGAGCTTTATAGATGCTTCAAAATTTTGGCTACGTGCATATTCCTGAAAGAGCTGAATAATTCTTTTTTTCGGACCAGAACTTGGTTATTTTTGAAAAACTACGTTTCCCCGAATGAGCAACCTTGATAGCAATTTACTGAACGATATTGCGAGAATTGAACAGATATCTATCGTACCCACCATGTTGGAGGTAATTTGCCGTACTACCGGGATGGGCTTTGCAGCGATCGCTAGAGTAACAGAGGATAAGTGGGTGGCTTGCAGTGTAAGGGATGAAATTGAATTTGGACTCAAACCAGGCGGTGAGCTGGTACTGGAGACGACGATCTGTAATGAAATACGATCAAACCGGGAGGCTGTCGTGATCGATAATGTTGACCGGGATCCAAACTTTTGCCAGCACCATACACCCAAAATGTACGGGTTTAAAAGCTACATTTCTGTCCCGATTATTTTAAAAAACGGTAAGTTCTTTGGTACATTATGCGCAATCGACCCCAGACCGGCCGTATTGAGTGACATTAAGATAACGGGCATGTTTAACATGTTTGTCGATTTGATCGCATTCCATTTGCAGAGTATCGAGTCTGTTGAGAGAACCAGGCAAACACTCAACGAAGTCAACCACCAGCTCGCCGACTCAATTAATATTAATAATCAGTTCCAATTCATCTCCAATCACAACCTTCAGGAACCACTTCGTAAGATGCGTGTTTTTTCGGGAATGATGCTGAATGCTGTGGACAAGAATGAGCTGGACAAAGTGAAGGCTTACGCCGCCAGAGTTGATTCCTGTGCTGCGGAATTTTCTGCGATCGTGACAGAACTCTCGGACTTTACGGAATTATTTAATGAAACAAATTTTGAAACGGTCGATTTAAATCAGGTAGTGTCTGACGTTTCGGGATTGCTGTCTTTGCTTTTGGAAACCACAAATACTCAGATAACCTTTGAAAATCTTCCAACGATAACAGCAAATCGTTTTCAGATGGAGCAACTTTTCCGTAATCTCGTCACCAACTCGATTCAATATGCAAAGGGAGGGGGGCAGCATTTAATCCACATTCATCCGGGAAAAAATGAAAATGAAATTGCGGAAAGGAATGGTCAACAAAAAATGAACCATGTGCTTAAAATCGTGATAGAGGACAATGGCAGAGGTTTTTCACAAGTGCAGCTGCAAAAGATCTTCAATATTTTTTCAAAATTTCCTGATTACAAAAACGGGCAAACGGAAGGACATTCCCTTGCCTATTGCCGCAAGATCGTTAATAACCACGGCGGCCACATCAAAGCTGAATCTGCGGAAGGAAAAGGGACTGTCTTTTCGATAACGCTGCCTCGTAAATGAACTTTCCCTATAATCCCCTGCCTGTCTTGTGCTGCAATTCGTCGATCCTTTTGGAAGCCTCTGCTTTGGTTAATGTGCTGTCAAATTCAACGCCTGCCTCATCGGACAGCGTTTTGAGGTAAGACTGTTGCGCACCGGTCATAGGCTCGTCGCCGGTTGTCCATTCATCTGGATTTTTGACGGTGTTTGATCCCTTGATCTCCGCATTTTCGGTAGTAGTGGCATTCTCTTTACCCGCCTGGTTGTTTTTCTCGTTAGCAGCCATTTTTGTTGATGTTTTTAAGTTGGGTATCAAAAAAACCGAGCCAGTCGGAGCTATCGGATAAGATACATCAAGCAGGGACAGCATAAAAAGGCCTCCGGCAGCTATGCAATGAATGCGTAGCCGCCGGAGGTTTTCCGATTATCTGTCTTTGTCGTTAATCTTGCTTGGGATAATTGATCATCCAGCCGATACCGAACTTATCATGGAAGCTTCCGAAATAGTCGCCCCAGAAAGTATCTTCCATTGCCATTTCAATTTCTCCGCCTGCCGATAATCCTGTGAA
This Dyadobacter sp. UC 10 DNA region includes the following protein-coding sequences:
- a CDS encoding sensor histidine kinase; the protein is MSNLDSNLLNDIARIEQISIVPTMLEVICRTTGMGFAAIARVTEDKWVACSVRDEIEFGLKPGGELVLETTICNEIRSNREAVVIDNVDRDPNFCQHHTPKMYGFKSYISVPIILKNGKFFGTLCAIDPRPAVLSDIKITGMFNMFVDLIAFHLQSIESVERTRQTLNEVNHQLADSININNQFQFISNHNLQEPLRKMRVFSGMMLNAVDKNELDKVKAYAARVDSCAAEFSAIVTELSDFTELFNETNFETVDLNQVVSDVSGLLSLLLETTNTQITFENLPTITANRFQMEQLFRNLVTNSIQYAKGGGQHLIHIHPGKNENEIAERNGQQKMNHVLKIVIEDNGRGFSQVQLQKIFNIFSKFPDYKNGQTEGHSLAYCRKIVNNHGGHIKAESAEGKGTVFSITLPRK
- a CDS encoding DUF3072 domain-containing protein gives rise to the protein MAANEKNNQAGKENATTTENAEIKGSNTVKNPDEWTTGDEPMTGAQQSYLKTLSDEAGVEFDSTLTKAEASKRIDELQHKTGRGL